In the Pyrococcus kukulkanii genome, one interval contains:
- a CDS encoding ZIP family metal transporter, translating into MEGLNLAFAGGLFVALATSLGALLAVFVKRIPAWGIDFSLSFAAGIMLVASFTSLILPGIEESSFLEVSIGIILGVGLIYLLDMYLPHEHLTKGYEGPPSLKEKLRKAWLLALAMIIHNIPEGLAVGTSIAFSSKEGLITALAIGIQDFPEGTAVSLPLAAVQGKRLKPILLGVVSGVAEMVMVILGYAFFSSFSGFLGYGMGIAGGAMLYVTVKELIPEIYKGETSETIVTLGFLTGFYIMLFLDSTLG; encoded by the coding sequence ATGGAAGGATTAAACTTAGCGTTTGCTGGAGGTCTCTTTGTTGCCCTTGCAACTTCCCTGGGAGCCCTCCTCGCAGTATTCGTTAAAAGGATTCCAGCTTGGGGTATAGACTTCAGCTTATCGTTTGCGGCTGGAATAATGCTTGTTGCAAGCTTTACTAGCTTAATTCTCCCAGGAATAGAAGAGAGTAGCTTCTTAGAAGTTTCTATCGGGATAATCTTAGGAGTCGGACTGATATATCTCCTAGACATGTATCTACCTCATGAACATCTCACGAAAGGTTATGAAGGCCCTCCAAGCTTAAAGGAGAAGCTCAGGAAGGCCTGGCTCTTGGCCTTAGCGATGATTATCCATAACATTCCCGAGGGATTGGCGGTGGGAACCTCAATAGCCTTCAGCTCAAAAGAGGGATTAATAACTGCTCTAGCTATAGGAATTCAGGACTTTCCAGAAGGAACGGCGGTATCTTTACCTCTAGCGGCAGTTCAAGGGAAAAGACTTAAGCCCATTCTCCTCGGAGTCGTCAGCGGAGTTGCTGAGATGGTAATGGTCATCCTGGGCTACGCCTTCTTCTCGTCCTTCTCAGGTTTCTTGGGTTATGGAATGGGAATTGCGGGAGGAGCAATGCTCTACGTCACCGTTAAGGAGCTCATACCGGAAATTTATAAGGGAGAAACAAGTGAGACCATAGTGACACTCGGCTTCCTCACCGGGTTCTACATAATGCTTTTCCTCGATTCAACCCTGGGGTGA
- a CDS encoding acetamidase/formamidase family protein, which yields MIVVPKEKHVYSFGPNMKEVARAKPGDIVIFETLDALGGQIKTENDTIEKIDFSRVNPATGPVYVEGAKRGMALKVKVLDIEVADRGVIVTAPGAGVLGDKVREPKTKVCEIRDGFVHFNGLRIPIKPMIGVIGVASEEEIPTGTPGKHGGNMDTNLITIGSTVYFPVFKDGAYLALGDLHAVMADGEVCVSACEVSGRVTVKVDVVDWKIEWPIVETSEAYYILVSHENLEEAIREAVNQGVKFIMERTGLSWDEAYMLASLVMDVQISQLVDPKKTIRVKIPKIFLGGTFRVE from the coding sequence ATGATAGTTGTCCCGAAAGAAAAACATGTATACTCTTTTGGTCCCAACATGAAAGAAGTTGCAAGGGCAAAACCCGGAGATATTGTAATATTTGAAACCTTAGACGCCTTAGGAGGACAAATCAAAACTGAAAATGATACGATCGAAAAAATAGACTTCTCAAGGGTGAATCCAGCAACAGGTCCAGTGTACGTGGAGGGTGCGAAGAGGGGGATGGCTCTGAAGGTTAAGGTTCTGGATATAGAAGTTGCAGATAGGGGAGTGATAGTGACAGCTCCAGGGGCTGGAGTTCTCGGGGATAAAGTCAGGGAACCAAAGACAAAGGTTTGTGAAATCAGAGATGGATTTGTGCACTTTAATGGCCTGAGAATTCCCATTAAACCAATGATAGGAGTCATTGGAGTTGCTTCTGAAGAGGAAATTCCAACAGGGACACCAGGGAAACATGGAGGCAACATGGACACTAACCTCATAACCATAGGATCAACGGTGTACTTTCCCGTGTTTAAAGATGGAGCTTACCTTGCCTTAGGGGATCTCCATGCAGTCATGGCCGACGGAGAGGTTTGTGTCTCTGCCTGTGAAGTTAGTGGAAGGGTTACTGTGAAAGTTGACGTCGTTGATTGGAAGATAGAGTGGCCGATCGTTGAAACGAGTGAAGCTTACTATATCCTTGTTTCCCATGAGAACCTCGAAGAGGCGATTAGGGAAGCAGTTAACCAGGGAGTCAAATTTATTATGGAAAGGACGGGGTTATCGTGGGATGAGGCTTATATGCTTGCCAGCCTGGTGATGGATGTCCAAATAAGCCAGCTTGTCGACCCCAAGAAGACAATTAGGGTTAAAATACCAAAGATATTCCTCGGAGGAACTTTTAGGGTAGAGTAA
- a CDS encoding NifB/NifX family molybdenum-iron cluster-binding protein — MKVAVPTNGGGLEDTVAPVFARAPAFLIADVDEKGNITNTKVIQNPAATAAGGAGPLAVQTLINEGVEAIVAPQVGPNAMGAIQAAGIRLYTVAPGTKVEDAVKVVTQGAPAQPRVFAPAPAITPAPVAPATPVQPVAPAYYWWGPGWGRGWGRGRGWGRGWGRGGRGWGARLGYCPWTGMPSRRTLRWLYGWWW, encoded by the coding sequence GTGAAGGTTGCTGTTCCAACAAATGGAGGAGGTTTGGAAGACACAGTTGCTCCAGTATTTGCGAGAGCCCCAGCTTTCCTAATCGCTGACGTTGATGAAAAAGGTAACATTACAAACACTAAGGTAATTCAGAACCCAGCTGCTACAGCCGCTGGTGGCGCAGGCCCACTAGCTGTGCAAACGCTCATAAATGAGGGAGTCGAGGCGATAGTAGCACCGCAAGTTGGGCCAAACGCAATGGGAGCTATTCAGGCTGCAGGAATAAGACTCTACACAGTGGCCCCAGGAACGAAGGTTGAAGATGCCGTTAAGGTAGTTACCCAGGGAGCTCCAGCCCAGCCCAGGGTATTTGCTCCCGCACCCGCAATTACCCCAGCTCCCGTTGCCCCAGCAACCCCAGTTCAGCCAGTAGCTCCGGCCTACTACTGGTGGGGCCCAGGTTGGGGTCGTGGCTGGGGTAGAGGAAGAGGATGGGGAAGAGGTTGGGGCAGAGGCGGTAGAGGCTGGGGAGCAAGACTGGGTTACTGCCCGTGGACAGGGATGCCAAGCAGAAGAACCCTAAGGTGGCTGTACGGCTGGTGGTGGTGA
- a CDS encoding SufB/SufD family protein, protein MSETLTLSDAKSIIENQIEDLARRNREPEWMTRIRYRALEEFIHAPLNDPIIDEQTLLHFIAKPEIEGLPEKIESLDDLPPEMKSLLDRLGISEVEQKYIAGLAVQTDTGVIYNQFLQEWAKKGLIILPTEEAVRRYPDVVKEHFLKLFNAGESKLTAYHTAVWNGGIFLYLKENLKVPFPLHLFFLIQESSLAQAPHIIIVAERNSEVHLIEGCTAPILVRHSLHLDMTEAYLHENAKVRLTVLQNWPEYVHTRPMTRARIGRNAQFLNTTVSLGAGKSNIANPKYWVSGNGYVELNGIILGQKDWYIDLGGEMHLQGEGASGINASKAVIMDESTVITRGVIRAEAPKTKGHISCDALLMSDKARMETYPGLVSLVDDAELSHEAAIGKIREEELFYLMSRGLSEEKATQLIVKGFLEPMLKDIPVEFLVEIRKIIELAVSGGM, encoded by the coding sequence GTGAGTGAAACACTCACTTTATCCGATGCTAAATCCATAATCGAGAACCAGATTGAGGATCTCGCGAGGAGGAATAGGGAGCCTGAATGGATGACGAGGATAAGATATAGGGCCCTTGAAGAGTTCATTCATGCTCCCCTCAACGATCCAATTATCGATGAACAAACACTTCTCCACTTCATAGCCAAGCCTGAAATTGAGGGCTTGCCCGAGAAAATTGAAAGCTTAGATGACTTGCCCCCAGAGATGAAATCTCTACTCGATAGACTTGGAATTAGTGAGGTGGAGCAGAAGTACATAGCGGGTTTGGCGGTTCAGACTGATACGGGAGTAATCTACAACCAGTTCCTTCAGGAGTGGGCTAAAAAGGGCTTGATAATTCTTCCAACAGAGGAAGCCGTGAGGAGATATCCAGACGTCGTAAAGGAGCACTTCCTTAAGCTGTTTAATGCTGGAGAGAGCAAGCTTACCGCTTATCACACCGCAGTGTGGAATGGCGGAATATTCCTCTACCTAAAGGAGAACCTCAAGGTTCCTTTCCCTCTACACTTATTCTTCCTCATCCAGGAGAGTTCCCTAGCCCAGGCCCCTCACATCATCATAGTAGCTGAGAGAAATAGTGAGGTTCACCTAATAGAGGGATGCACTGCCCCTATACTTGTTAGGCACTCCCTCCACTTGGACATGACCGAGGCTTATCTCCATGAGAACGCCAAGGTTAGGCTGACCGTTTTACAGAACTGGCCAGAGTACGTTCACACGAGGCCCATGACTAGGGCTAGGATAGGGAGAAACGCTCAGTTCCTGAATACGACGGTTAGCTTGGGGGCCGGAAAGAGCAACATAGCAAATCCAAAGTACTGGGTTAGTGGGAACGGCTATGTAGAGCTTAACGGAATAATATTGGGCCAGAAAGACTGGTACATTGATTTAGGGGGAGAAATGCATTTACAAGGCGAAGGGGCAAGTGGCATAAACGCCAGTAAGGCAGTCATAATGGACGAGTCTACCGTCATAACTAGAGGGGTGATAAGGGCTGAAGCTCCGAAGACCAAGGGGCATATAAGCTGTGATGCCCTGCTTATGAGCGATAAGGCTAGGATGGAGACATATCCAGGACTGGTTAGTTTAGTGGATGATGCCGAGCTAAGCCACGAAGCTGCAATAGGAAAGATAAGAGAGGAGGAGCTCTTCTACCTTATGTCAAGGGGGCTTAGCGAAGAAAAAGCGACTCAGCTAATCGTTAAGGGCTTCCTCGAACCAATGCTCAAGGATATTCCAGTTGAGTTCTTAGTTGAGATACGGAAGATAATCGAGCTAGCGGTCAGCGGGGGGATGTGA
- the sufC gene encoding Fe-S cluster assembly ATPase SufC yields MLKVDDLHVAVEGREILKGVSLEVGRGEFHVIMGPNGSGKSTLALTIAGHPKYRVTRGKIIFEGEDITEYSPDERAKRGILLAFQTPPEVEGVRIIDFLAQVLAEIKGIDIGEAYDLIKEKAEDLWFKGEDLKRFVNVGFSGGERKRLELLQALLLEPKLLLLDEPDSGVDVDSLSVISRKIEELHKKGVSVILITHYGRILKHIDRENLKVHVIRNGRIVKSGGAELVDLIEREGFKAVFGGENGE; encoded by the coding sequence ATGCTCAAAGTTGATGATCTCCATGTGGCCGTTGAGGGTAGGGAAATACTGAAAGGTGTGAGTCTTGAAGTTGGTAGGGGCGAGTTTCACGTTATAATGGGGCCAAATGGTTCTGGAAAATCAACACTTGCCCTCACAATTGCCGGTCATCCAAAGTACAGGGTAACCCGGGGAAAGATAATCTTTGAGGGCGAGGATATCACGGAATATTCTCCCGATGAGAGGGCCAAGAGGGGAATTTTACTCGCATTTCAGACCCCACCTGAGGTTGAGGGTGTCAGGATAATCGACTTTCTCGCTCAGGTTCTTGCCGAGATTAAAGGGATTGACATAGGAGAAGCCTACGATCTCATAAAGGAGAAGGCCGAAGATCTCTGGTTCAAGGGAGAAGACCTTAAGAGGTTCGTTAATGTTGGCTTTTCGGGCGGTGAAAGAAAAAGGCTTGAGCTACTTCAGGCTTTGCTTCTTGAGCCAAAGCTCCTCCTTCTGGATGAGCCCGACAGTGGGGTTGATGTTGATTCCCTAAGCGTCATAAGCAGAAAGATTGAGGAGTTGCACAAGAAAGGAGTTTCAGTAATCCTGATTACCCACTACGGGAGGATACTCAAGCACATCGATCGGGAGAACCTGAAGGTTCACGTCATAAGGAATGGTAGGATAGTGAAGAGCGGAGGAGCCGAGCTCGTTGACTTGATCGAGAGAGAGGGATTTAAGGCAGTCTTTGGAGGTGAGAACGGTGAGTGA
- a CDS encoding peroxiredoxin, with the protein MIQINSKSLYIRTALVRIENKNKEEIEMVVIGEKFPEVEVKTTHGVIKLPDHFAKQGKWFVLFSHPADFTPVCTTEFYAMQKRVEEFRKLGVEPIGLSVDQVFAHIKWMEWIKDNLGVEIDFPVIADDRGELADKLGMIPSGATTTARAVFVVDDKGIIRAIVYYPAEVGRDWDEILRLVKALKISTEKGVALPHKWPNNELIGDKVIIPPASTVDEKKQREEAKARGEIECYDWWFCYKKLE; encoded by the coding sequence ATGATCCAAATCAATTCGAAAAGTTTATATATTCGAACTGCATTAGTTCGTATTGAGAACAAAAATAAGGAGGAGATCGAAATGGTAGTGATAGGAGAAAAGTTCCCAGAAGTTGAGGTAAAGACCACCCATGGGGTAATTAAGTTGCCTGACCACTTCGCAAAGCAAGGAAAATGGTTCGTCCTCTTCAGCCACCCCGCAGACTTTACCCCTGTTTGTACGACAGAGTTCTATGCAATGCAGAAGAGGGTTGAAGAGTTCAGAAAGCTTGGCGTTGAGCCCATAGGGCTTAGCGTTGATCAGGTTTTCGCTCACATCAAGTGGATGGAGTGGATAAAGGATAACCTCGGCGTTGAGATTGACTTCCCTGTTATAGCCGACGACAGGGGAGAGCTCGCTGACAAGTTGGGCATGATCCCAAGCGGTGCCACAACAACCGCTAGGGCGGTCTTCGTGGTTGATGACAAGGGAATTATAAGGGCCATCGTCTATTATCCGGCCGAGGTCGGAAGGGACTGGGACGAGATCCTCAGGCTCGTCAAGGCCCTTAAGATAAGCACGGAGAAGGGAGTTGCTCTTCCGCACAAGTGGCCGAACAATGAGCTCATCGGGGACAAGGTCATTATTCCACCAGCCTCAACCGTAGACGAGAAGAAGCAGAGGGAAGAAGCCAAGGCCAGGGGAGAGATCGAGTGCTACGACTGGTGGTTCTGCTACAAGAAGCTTGAGTGA
- a CDS encoding N-6 DNA methylase, whose protein sequence is MTSQKEKHFKRKEKKLGQFFTPPKVAKFIIEFACNHLDNRKTNLACDPACGEGVFLKYLKEKGFEVYGFDIDPSVKDRAPKDIKDRIFIKNGLSELPHEGKYDIVVGNPPFSAKYGRITDKDILSNFELGKGKKSQAIEILFLEKFFRCARDGGIIGVILPFGVFSNTGLKYVRDFILENSRVLAIVSLPRNIFEGTSARTAILFAKKGGPHNGEVLMAKVNSIHSLTLAKINAIGKRVKIVDSILYPEFYLQSHLELANSVPLGELVEIRSGRTEYGEKRKFSKSGIPFISAKVVTPLGIDFKRDMKFVQPNSEMYKKSAHARVGEVVFVRVGVGTIGRTAVIASKEEEGVVDDWSYILTVKSDKINPFYLAFYLQTPTIREQILKYARGVGTITIPQRELKRIPVLIPPKDFLEKCEKAYREIIRLRKEGKIHRAKKVLEEIKKEIEEMIRNNIPKISQ, encoded by the coding sequence ATGACATCTCAGAAAGAAAAGCATTTCAAGAGGAAAGAAAAAAAGTTAGGACAATTTTTTACGCCTCCGAAGGTTGCCAAATTCATAATTGAATTTGCGTGCAACCATCTTGATAACAGAAAAACAAATCTTGCATGCGACCCTGCATGTGGAGAAGGCGTATTTTTGAAGTACTTAAAGGAAAAGGGTTTTGAAGTTTATGGATTCGATATTGACCCATCAGTTAAAGATAGGGCCCCAAAGGACATAAAAGATAGGATATTCATAAAGAATGGTCTCTCAGAGCTCCCCCACGAAGGGAAGTACGACATAGTAGTAGGCAATCCTCCTTTTTCAGCTAAGTATGGGCGAATAACGGATAAAGATATCTTATCAAATTTTGAACTTGGAAAAGGAAAGAAGAGTCAAGCTATCGAGATATTATTCCTCGAGAAATTCTTTAGGTGTGCTAGAGACGGAGGAATCATTGGAGTAATACTGCCGTTTGGAGTATTCTCAAATACTGGCTTGAAATATGTTAGGGACTTTATATTGGAGAATTCACGGGTTCTGGCAATTGTTTCTCTTCCACGTAATATTTTTGAAGGAACTTCAGCAAGAACCGCAATTTTGTTCGCGAAAAAAGGTGGACCTCACAATGGAGAAGTTCTCATGGCTAAGGTTAATTCAATTCACAGTTTAACGTTGGCAAAGATCAACGCAATAGGGAAAAGGGTAAAGATCGTCGACTCAATATTGTACCCAGAGTTTTACCTACAAAGTCATCTCGAGTTAGCGAACAGCGTTCCATTAGGGGAACTAGTTGAGATAAGAAGTGGAAGAACAGAGTACGGAGAAAAGAGAAAATTCTCAAAGAGTGGCATTCCATTTATATCCGCAAAGGTTGTAACACCCTTGGGTATTGATTTTAAGAGAGACATGAAATTCGTTCAACCAAACTCGGAAATGTACAAGAAGAGCGCGCACGCTCGGGTTGGTGAGGTAGTTTTCGTTAGAGTTGGTGTAGGGACAATTGGCAGAACAGCGGTCATTGCGTCAAAAGAGGAAGAAGGAGTTGTGGATGATTGGAGCTACATTTTAACAGTCAAATCAGATAAAATAAATCCATTTTATTTGGCATTTTACTTGCAAACTCCAACGATTAGAGAGCAGATATTAAAGTACGCACGCGGGGTTGGGACAATAACGATTCCACAGCGAGAATTGAAGAGAATTCCCGTTTTAATTCCTCCAAAAGATTTTCTCGAAAAGTGTGAAAAGGCGTACAGAGAAATTATCCGACTAAGGAAAGAGGGCAAGATTCACAGAGCAAAAAAGGTACTGGAGGAAATTAAAAAGGAGATAGAAGAGATGATTAGGAACAATATTCCAAAAATTTCACAATAA
- a CDS encoding R.Pab1 family restriction endonuclease gives MSNNSEVEISLANGKIVVKLPITRPTSKVRVKKIENGIGIPVPPRKTHFPEREDELRAYYIEWQISYSKDGLYDYELSKIVKLAYRAGILSERDIKELLEFVDGVSSYLEDKGIWRKSTKRCLHGFELYEEVYPVAKKELPTGEFIEIVLKHKQRAVGYQSMVYVCIPLTNIRPSLAGRSARKNEIVEYEVPPELIKETLKAFIIASESHKKDVIGFLLRSVKG, from the coding sequence TTGAGCAATAATTCGGAAGTTGAAATTTCCCTTGCAAATGGTAAAATAGTTGTCAAGCTACCAATAACCAGACCTACTTCGAAAGTTCGAGTTAAGAAAATTGAGAACGGCATAGGAATTCCAGTGCCTCCAAGAAAAACACATTTTCCAGAGAGGGAAGATGAGTTGAGGGCATATTACATTGAGTGGCAGATATCATATTCAAAAGATGGCTTATATGATTATGAGTTGTCAAAAATTGTGAAGTTAGCGTACAGGGCTGGTATTCTCTCTGAGAGGGATATAAAAGAACTTCTAGAATTTGTTGACGGTGTCAGTTCGTACCTTGAAGACAAGGGGATTTGGCGGAAGAGCACTAAGCGTTGCCTTCATGGTTTTGAACTCTATGAGGAAGTTTATCCCGTCGCAAAGAAGGAGTTACCGACTGGGGAATTCATCGAGATAGTCTTAAAGCACAAACAACGAGCAGTTGGCTACCAGTCAATGGTCTATGTGTGTATTCCACTAACAAATATCCGACCGAGTTTGGCGGGAAGGAGCGCGAGGAAGAATGAGATAGTTGAGTACGAAGTTCCTCCAGAACTAATAAAGGAGACCCTGAAAGCGTTTATCATAGCTTCCGAATCTCATAAGAAGGATGTTATCGGGTTTCTACTAAGGAGTGTTAAAGGCTGA
- a CDS encoding MBL fold metallo-hydrolase, translating into MIPIEIEPNILMLKGVHLDSNVYFLKSGREVLIVDTGTGVYWNKYIDVAKGEGYLDVERVYIFNTHEHFDHVGGNEAFKRYFNEKGIDVVFVAHELTAKTLEEGDDYVILSFYYGRRFRPQKVQIKLKDSDYLKVGGIELRLIHTPGHTQGSSCLYYEEEEIMFTGDTVFLGAYGRTDLPTGNFEELVKSLEELREFRVRLGLPGHGKIIKDWRRNLERILGELV; encoded by the coding sequence ATGATACCCATCGAGATAGAGCCGAACATCCTGATGCTAAAGGGGGTTCACCTCGACTCAAACGTCTACTTCCTCAAGAGCGGTAGAGAGGTCCTAATAGTTGACACTGGAACAGGGGTCTACTGGAACAAGTACATCGACGTAGCGAAGGGAGAGGGTTACCTCGACGTTGAGAGGGTGTACATCTTCAACACCCACGAGCACTTCGATCATGTAGGTGGCAACGAAGCCTTCAAGAGGTACTTTAACGAGAAAGGAATTGATGTTGTATTTGTTGCTCACGAGCTCACAGCTAAGACCTTAGAGGAAGGAGATGATTACGTAATCCTGTCCTTCTATTACGGGAGGAGGTTTAGGCCTCAGAAGGTTCAAATAAAGCTGAAGGATAGTGATTACCTCAAGGTGGGTGGTATTGAGCTTAGGTTAATACACACCCCAGGTCACACCCAAGGAAGCTCGTGCCTGTACTACGAGGAGGAGGAGATAATGTTTACCGGAGATACCGTCTTTCTAGGAGCTTACGGGAGAACTGACCTACCCACAGGCAACTTTGAGGAGCTAGTTAAATCCTTGGAGGAACTGCGCGAGTTCAGGGTCAGGCTGGGTCTTCCTGGGCACGGAAAGATAATAAAGGACTGGAGGAGAAACCTTGAGAGGATCCTGGGGGAGCTCGTATGA
- a CDS encoding DUF504 domain-containing protein has product MRKGTVKEVLAKIKYDPRENEEDYYIVIEHRGAYGNVRRIPVKLIELGHGYFFVGETQIPYHRILKVVRKDGRVVWETRKNR; this is encoded by the coding sequence ATGAGGAAGGGAACCGTTAAGGAGGTCTTAGCCAAGATAAAGTACGATCCCAGGGAAAACGAGGAAGATTACTATATCGTGATAGAGCACAGGGGAGCTTACGGTAACGTGAGGAGAATTCCCGTTAAGCTGATCGAGCTCGGCCATGGCTACTTCTTCGTTGGAGAGACCCAGATACCCTACCACAGGATACTGAAGGTGGTAAGGAAGGATGGCAGGGTCGTATGGGAAACTAGGAAGAATAGGTAG
- a CDS encoding thermonuclease family protein, translated as MAGSYGKLGRIGSLILVFLILGCLSPQPQVLHGKVVRVVDGDTLYVKLDSGEVVKVRLVGIDAPELEPELMRPGEYRGVHNVTCLVNYANIAKEFLANVTLGREVTLEFDSKQERKDKYGRLLAYVYLNGTDVNELILEKGLARVFYEKRFDKMGEYLRVEEEARKKKLGLWSCN; from the coding sequence ATGGCAGGGTCGTATGGGAAACTAGGAAGAATAGGTAGCTTAATTCTGGTGTTCTTAATCCTCGGATGCTTGTCTCCTCAGCCCCAGGTTTTACACGGGAAAGTCGTTAGGGTAGTTGATGGTGATACACTCTACGTGAAGCTCGACAGCGGGGAAGTTGTGAAGGTCAGGCTCGTTGGAATAGATGCCCCAGAACTTGAACCAGAGCTCATGAGGCCAGGCGAGTACAGGGGAGTTCACAATGTCACCTGCCTAGTTAACTATGCCAATATAGCGAAGGAGTTCCTAGCTAACGTTACCCTGGGCAGGGAGGTGACCTTGGAGTTTGACTCGAAGCAGGAGAGGAAAGATAAATACGGCAGGCTTCTCGCCTATGTATACCTCAACGGAACCGATGTGAACGAGCTGATACTCGAGAAGGGGTTGGCTAGGGTATTTTATGAGAAGAGGTTCGACAAGATGGGAGAGTACTTGAGAGTTGAGGAAGAAGCGAGGAAGAAAAAGCTAGGCCTGTGGAGCTGTAACTAA
- a CDS encoding EVE domain-containing protein: MAHWLCITNRDNWEIIKEKNIWGVPRRHENTMKRVKPGDKLVIYVKQENRKGEILEPMIVGIFEVVSEPYTDSTRIFKAHTPGETYPIRVKIKPLKIGEIKFKPLIPKLKFIKNKKRWSGHLMGKAMREIPEEDYRMIESMLG; the protein is encoded by the coding sequence ATGGCCCACTGGCTCTGCATAACCAATAGGGATAACTGGGAGATAATAAAGGAGAAGAACATATGGGGTGTCCCTAGGAGGCACGAAAATACCATGAAGAGGGTGAAGCCAGGAGATAAACTCGTCATCTACGTCAAGCAGGAAAACAGGAAGGGAGAAATCCTAGAGCCAATGATAGTCGGGATATTTGAGGTCGTAAGCGAGCCCTATACTGATTCAACCAGGATCTTCAAGGCCCACACCCCAGGAGAAACTTACCCAATAAGGGTGAAGATAAAGCCCCTGAAGATTGGGGAGATAAAGTTCAAGCCCCTAATTCCCAAGCTGAAGTTCATAAAGAACAAGAAGAGGTGGAGCGGGCACCTAATGGGCAAGGCCATGAGAGAAATTCCCGAGGAAGACTACAGGATGATAGAGAGCATGTTGGGATGA